The following are encoded together in the Xanthomonas sacchari genome:
- a CDS encoding efflux RND transporter permease subunit has protein sequence MPQFFIERPVFAWVIALFIVLFGTLAIGQLPVARYPSVAPPSVSLMAVYPGATPQTLNDSVVSLIERELSGVKNLLYFESSVDSAGSAQITATFKPGTDPELAQVDVQNRLKAVEPRLPQAVRQNGLQVESAASGFLMLVGLTSPDGRYDEVALNDYLARNIVQELRRIDGVGRVQLFGAEQAMRVWVDPDKLIAYGLTMTELAQAIEQQNAQIAPGRLGDEPAVHGQRLTVPLTVAGQLTTPAQFAAIVLRADSGGARVTLGDVARVELGAQSYGFSNRENGAAATSAAIQLSPGANALRTAQAVKARLAELAASMPAGMAYSIPFDTAPFVKLSIQQVLKTLLEAMVLVFLVMYVFLQNVRYTLIPAIVAPIALLGTFAVMLLAGFSINVLTMFGMVLAIGIIVDDAIVVVENVERIMASEGLPPRQATTKAMREISGAVVGITLVLTAVFIPMAFASGSVGVIYQQFTLAMAVSILFSAFLALTLTPALCATLLRPVVSGHHTRRGFFGAFNRGFERLAGGYAARVTWLLRRGGRVMAVFAALCVALVLAMRVLPSAFLPEEDQGYFMTSIQLPTGATSERTLDVVKAFERHVATRPALASNLVILGFSFSGSGSNAAMAFTMLKDWDQRDGASARDEAERAQQAMATLPEGTVMSLLPPAIDELGTSSGFTVYLQDRGNRGEAALMAAQAQLLELAARSDVVSDVYADGLPPGKSIQLDIDRQQAEAMGLSFAAVSNTLSAAMGSLYVNDFPNTGRMQQVILQADAASRMQLDDVLDLRVRSDSGGMVPLREVVRASWTDAPQQLMRFQGFPAVRIAGGAAPGVSSGAAMAEMERLAAQLPPGFAVAWTGQSLQERQSAAQAPLLMLLSALVVFLVLAALYESWSIPLSVMLVVPLGLLGAVAAVMLRGLPNDVFFKVGLITIIGLSAKNAILIVEFARQLHRDGQGLVEAATNAARLRLRPILMTSLAFALGVVPLMLASGASAETQHAIGTGVFGGMVSGTVLAIFFVPAFFVCVVGLQERVARWRARRGGGA, from the coding sequence ATGCCGCAGTTCTTCATCGAACGCCCGGTCTTCGCCTGGGTGATCGCGCTGTTCATCGTGCTGTTCGGCACGCTGGCCATCGGCCAGTTGCCGGTGGCCCGCTATCCGTCGGTGGCGCCGCCGTCGGTATCGCTGATGGCCGTCTACCCCGGCGCCACGCCACAGACGCTCAACGACTCGGTGGTGAGCCTGATCGAGCGCGAACTGTCCGGGGTCAAGAACCTGCTGTACTTCGAGTCCTCGGTGGACAGCGCCGGCAGCGCGCAGATCACCGCCACCTTCAAGCCCGGCACCGACCCGGAGCTGGCGCAGGTGGACGTGCAGAACCGCCTCAAGGCGGTGGAGCCGCGGCTGCCGCAGGCGGTGCGGCAGAACGGCCTGCAGGTGGAATCGGCCGCCTCCGGCTTCCTGATGCTGGTCGGCCTGACCTCGCCGGACGGCCGCTACGACGAAGTGGCGCTCAACGACTACCTGGCCCGCAACATCGTGCAGGAGCTGCGGCGCATCGACGGCGTTGGCCGCGTGCAGCTGTTCGGTGCCGAGCAGGCCATGCGCGTGTGGGTGGATCCGGACAAGCTGATCGCCTACGGCCTGACCATGACCGAGCTGGCGCAGGCGATCGAGCAGCAGAACGCGCAGATCGCCCCCGGCCGCCTCGGCGACGAGCCGGCCGTGCACGGGCAACGCCTGACCGTGCCGCTGACCGTGGCCGGGCAACTGACCACGCCCGCGCAGTTCGCCGCCATCGTGCTGCGCGCCGACAGCGGCGGCGCACGGGTGACCCTGGGCGACGTGGCGCGGGTGGAACTGGGCGCGCAGTCCTACGGCTTCTCCAACCGCGAGAACGGCGCGGCCGCCACCAGCGCGGCGATCCAGCTTTCGCCCGGTGCCAATGCGCTGCGCACCGCGCAGGCGGTGAAGGCGCGGCTGGCGGAACTGGCCGCGAGCATGCCGGCCGGCATGGCCTACTCGATCCCGTTCGACACCGCCCCATTCGTCAAGCTGTCCATCCAGCAGGTGCTCAAGACCCTGCTCGAGGCGATGGTGCTGGTGTTCCTGGTGATGTACGTGTTTCTGCAGAACGTGCGCTACACGCTGATCCCGGCGATCGTCGCGCCGATCGCGCTGCTCGGCACCTTCGCGGTGATGCTGCTGGCTGGCTTCTCGATCAACGTGCTGACCATGTTCGGCATGGTGCTGGCGATCGGCATCATCGTCGACGACGCCATCGTGGTGGTGGAGAACGTCGAGCGGATCATGGCCAGCGAAGGCCTGCCGCCGCGGCAGGCCACCACCAAGGCGATGCGCGAGATCAGCGGCGCGGTGGTCGGTATCACCCTGGTGCTGACCGCGGTGTTCATCCCCATGGCCTTCGCCAGCGGTTCGGTGGGCGTGATCTACCAGCAGTTCACCCTGGCGATGGCGGTGTCGATCCTGTTCTCCGCGTTCCTGGCACTGACCCTGACGCCTGCGCTGTGCGCCACCCTGTTGCGTCCGGTCGTATCCGGCCATCACACCAGGCGCGGCTTCTTCGGCGCGTTCAACCGTGGCTTCGAGCGCCTGGCTGGCGGCTACGCCGCGCGCGTGACCTGGCTGCTGCGCCGCGGCGGGCGGGTGATGGCGGTGTTCGCGGCGCTGTGCGTGGCGCTGGTCCTGGCGATGCGCGTGCTGCCCTCGGCGTTCCTGCCCGAAGAGGACCAGGGCTACTTCATGACATCGATCCAGTTGCCCACCGGCGCCACCAGCGAGCGCACCCTGGACGTGGTCAAGGCGTTCGAGCGGCACGTCGCCACCCGCCCGGCGTTGGCGTCCAACCTGGTGATCCTGGGTTTCAGCTTCTCCGGCTCGGGCAGCAACGCGGCCATGGCCTTCACCATGCTCAAGGATTGGGACCAGCGCGACGGCGCCAGCGCGCGCGACGAAGCCGAGCGCGCGCAACAGGCGATGGCGACGCTGCCCGAAGGCACAGTGATGAGCCTGCTGCCGCCGGCCATCGACGAACTCGGCACCTCCTCCGGCTTCACCGTGTACCTGCAGGACCGCGGCAACCGCGGCGAGGCGGCGCTGATGGCCGCACAGGCGCAATTGCTGGAGCTGGCCGCGCGCAGCGACGTGGTCAGCGACGTCTATGCCGACGGCCTGCCGCCGGGCAAGAGCATCCAGTTGGACATCGACCGCCAGCAGGCCGAGGCCATGGGCCTGTCGTTCGCCGCGGTCAGCAACACGCTGTCGGCGGCGATGGGCTCGCTGTATGTCAACGATTTCCCCAACACCGGGCGCATGCAGCAGGTGATCCTGCAGGCCGACGCCGCGTCGCGCATGCAGTTGGACGACGTGCTGGACCTGCGCGTGCGCAGCGACAGCGGCGGCATGGTGCCGCTGCGCGAAGTGGTGCGCGCCAGCTGGACCGACGCCCCGCAGCAGTTGATGCGCTTCCAGGGCTTCCCGGCCGTGCGCATCGCCGGCGGCGCCGCACCCGGCGTGTCCAGCGGCGCGGCCATGGCCGAGATGGAACGGCTGGCCGCGCAACTGCCGCCGGGTTTCGCCGTGGCCTGGACCGGGCAATCGCTGCAGGAGCGGCAATCGGCCGCGCAGGCGCCGCTGCTGATGCTGCTGTCGGCGCTGGTGGTGTTCCTGGTGCTGGCGGCGCTGTACGAGAGCTGGTCGATCCCGCTGTCGGTGATGCTGGTGGTGCCGCTGGGCCTGCTCGGCGCGGTGGCCGCGGTCATGCTGCGCGGCCTGCCAAACGACGTGTTCTTCAAGGTCGGCCTGATCACCATCATCGGCCTGTCGGCGAAGAACGCCATCCTCATCGTCGAGTTCGCCCGGCAGCTGCACCGCGATGGCCAGGGCCTGGTGGAGGCCGCGACCAACGCCGCACGCCTGCGCCTGCGCCCGATCCTGATGACCTCGCTGGCCTTCGCCCTGGGCGTGGTGCCGCTGATGCTGGCCAGCGGCGCCAGCGCCGAGACCCAGCACGCCATCGGCACCGGCGTGTTCGGCGGCATGGTCAGCGGCACGGTGCTTGCGATCTTCTTCGTGCCGGCGTTCTTCGTCTGCGTGGTGGGGCTGCAGGAGCGCGTGGCGCGCTGGCGTGCGCGGCGCGGCGGCGGTGCGTAG
- a CDS encoding TetR/AcrR family transcriptional regulator, whose translation MHQRRSRREMIETTRASLLAAARQAFATHGFAHTSMDVLTAEAGFTRGALYHHFGSKDGLLIAVIEQIEVEVGLRLQAVSDAAPTPWDGFRRRCRTYLELALEPEIRRIILQDARAVFGDVPPAAQSVGIAALQDALDALIAAGTVVPLHAGVMARMLYGAITEAAFWIAEPDADLHARLTDALHALDRLLDSLRTR comes from the coding sequence ATGCACCAGCGCCGCAGCCGCCGCGAGATGATCGAGACCACCCGCGCCAGCCTGCTGGCCGCGGCCCGGCAGGCGTTCGCCACACACGGCTTCGCGCATACCTCGATGGACGTGTTGACCGCCGAGGCCGGCTTCACCCGCGGCGCGCTGTATCACCACTTCGGCAGCAAGGACGGCCTGCTCATCGCGGTCATCGAGCAGATCGAGGTCGAAGTCGGACTGCGCCTGCAGGCGGTGTCCGATGCCGCGCCGACGCCGTGGGACGGCTTCCGCCGCCGCTGCCGCACCTACCTGGAACTGGCGCTGGAACCGGAGATCCGCCGGATCATCCTGCAGGACGCGCGCGCCGTGTTCGGCGACGTGCCGCCTGCGGCGCAGTCGGTAGGTATCGCCGCGCTGCAGGACGCGCTGGACGCGTTGATCGCCGCCGGCACGGTGGTACCACTGCATGCCGGGGTGATGGCACGCATGCTCTACGGCGCGATCACCGAGGCGGCGTTCTGGATCGCCGAGCCTGACGCCGACCTGCACGCACGGCTGACCGACGCGCTCCACGCGCTGGACCGGCTGCTCGACAGCCTGCGTACCCGCTGA
- a CDS encoding response regulator: MSVSSPGAAVPASAPLVLIAEDESEIAEILSAYLARSGLRSAHAADGRAALDLHLALDPDLILLDVQLPAADGWKVLAELRHRGETPVIMLTALDQDIDKLMGLRLGADDYVVKPFNPAEVVARVQAVLRRIRGNGTEEARSLRVGAFHVDLDQHAASVRVGEQRHALDLTLTEFKLLVRLMRAPKRVFSRAELLDACLPEGDTQERTIDSHISKLRKKLEALGVQGTPASVRGVGYRFGTGA, encoded by the coding sequence ATGTCCGTTTCCTCTCCGGGCGCCGCCGTGCCCGCGTCCGCGCCGCTGGTCCTGATCGCCGAAGACGAGAGCGAGATCGCCGAGATCCTCAGCGCCTACCTGGCGCGCAGCGGGTTGCGCAGCGCCCACGCCGCCGATGGCCGCGCCGCGCTGGACCTGCACCTGGCGCTGGACCCGGACCTGATCCTGCTCGACGTGCAACTGCCGGCGGCGGACGGCTGGAAGGTGCTGGCCGAACTGCGCCACCGCGGCGAGACCCCGGTGATCATGCTCACCGCGCTGGACCAGGACATCGACAAGCTGATGGGCCTGCGTCTGGGCGCCGACGACTACGTGGTCAAGCCGTTCAATCCGGCCGAGGTGGTGGCGCGGGTGCAGGCGGTGCTGCGGCGCATCCGCGGCAATGGCACCGAGGAGGCGCGCAGCCTGCGCGTGGGCGCCTTCCATGTCGATCTCGACCAGCACGCAGCCAGCGTGCGCGTGGGCGAGCAGCGGCACGCGCTGGACCTCACGCTCACCGAGTTCAAGCTGCTGGTGCGGCTGATGCGCGCGCCGAAGCGGGTGTTCAGCCGCGCCGAACTGCTCGACGCCTGCCTGCCGGAAGGCGACACACAAGAGCGCACCATCGACAGCCACATCAGCAAGCTGCGCAAGAAGCTGGAGGCGCTGGGCGTGCAGGGCACGCCGGCCAGTGTGCGCGGCGTCGGCTACCGGTTCGGAACCGGCGCGTGA
- a CDS encoding ATP-binding protein, with translation MSRAPGLRRQVILSLGALALWIILLSVVGSYVFYALAAAYKPDSISDTWVPSRVEMLWIGATAALAVAIAVAVAVRLSRRILTPLNSVAHSLREVAQGNLSARASMDAHALGETAQLVRDFNAMADRLQAMTRERAFWNAAVAHELRTPVTILRGRLQGLAEGVFAPDLAAFESLLRQVEGLNRLIEDLRVLSLTDSGHLELQPAPTDLVQEVAAVLHAFDASLAARGLVLEPALALRTPVLCDAVRIRQALMALLENAQHYAEPGPLRVGVQADAGQCVLFVEDSGPGVAPEIAARVFDAFRRGDPSRSRKSGGSGLGLAVVKAIAVAHGGDALCLPAGSGTRFEVRWPLASAEAAPR, from the coding sequence GTGAGTCGCGCCCCCGGCCTGCGTCGCCAGGTGATCCTGTCGCTGGGTGCGCTGGCGCTGTGGATCATCCTGCTGTCGGTGGTCGGCTCCTACGTGTTCTATGCGCTGGCGGCGGCGTACAAGCCGGACAGCATCTCCGACACCTGGGTGCCCTCGCGCGTGGAGATGCTGTGGATCGGCGCCACCGCGGCGTTGGCCGTGGCGATCGCGGTGGCGGTGGCGGTGCGGCTCTCGCGGCGCATCCTCACGCCGTTGAATTCGGTGGCGCACAGCCTGCGCGAAGTGGCCCAGGGCAATTTGAGCGCGCGCGCGAGCATGGATGCGCATGCGCTGGGCGAGACCGCGCAGCTGGTGCGCGACTTCAACGCCATGGCCGATCGCCTGCAGGCGATGACCCGCGAACGCGCGTTCTGGAATGCCGCCGTCGCCCACGAACTGCGCACGCCGGTGACGATCCTGCGCGGGCGCCTGCAGGGCCTGGCCGAGGGCGTGTTCGCGCCGGACTTGGCGGCCTTCGAGAGCCTGCTGCGGCAGGTGGAAGGCCTGAACCGGCTGATCGAGGACCTGCGCGTGCTGAGCCTCACCGACAGCGGTCACCTGGAGTTGCAGCCGGCGCCGACCGATCTGGTCCAGGAAGTGGCGGCGGTACTGCATGCGTTCGACGCCAGCCTGGCCGCGCGCGGGCTTGTGCTGGAGCCAGCGCTGGCGCTGCGCACGCCGGTGCTGTGCGATGCGGTGCGCATCCGCCAGGCACTGATGGCCTTGCTGGAGAACGCGCAGCACTATGCCGAGCCGGGCCCGCTGCGGGTGGGCGTGCAGGCCGACGCGGGCCAGTGCGTGCTGTTCGTGGAAGACAGCGGCCCCGGCGTCGCGCCGGAGATCGCCGCGCGGGTGTTCGATGCCTTCCGCCGCGGCGATCCCTCGCGCTCGCGCAAGAGCGGCGGCAGCGGCCTGGGCCTGGCGGTGGTCAAGGCCATCGCCGTGGCGCATGGCGGCGATGCGCTGTGTCTGCCGGCCGGCAGCGGGACGCGGTTCGAGGTGCGCTGGCCGCTGGCGTCGGCGGAGGCCGCGCCGCGCTAG
- a CDS encoding efflux RND transporter periplasmic adaptor subunit — MQQQGRTLGLGGALALALAGCGGGAQPQVVAAPVQVTAVTLQPAPMTVSVDLPGRVAAVRSAQIRPQVGGIVQRRFFEQGADVRRGDALFQINPAPFKAEMDTAAAALHRAQAAQVLADVQHARLQRLLESSMVSRQMYDDAASQRAQAAAAVAEAQATLARRRLDLAFATVDAPIAGRIDQALLTEGALVSPSDSAPMAVIQQIDQVYVDVRQSAADQDPLDPAARAQAAAGDGLPAQILDRNGTPSGLSGRVLFSGINVDAGTGDVLLRILVDNPQRRLLPGMYVRARVPRAHYAQALRVPQQAVTHVGRRAQVWVLDADARVRSATVQLGELVQGHYRVVAGLQAGQRVVVEGIDRLSAGARVHARAWQPPAVATAGTD, encoded by the coding sequence ATGCAGCAACAGGGACGGACTCTGGGACTCGGCGGAGCGCTGGCGTTGGCCCTGGCGGGCTGCGGCGGCGGCGCACAGCCGCAGGTGGTGGCCGCGCCGGTGCAGGTCACCGCGGTGACCCTGCAACCGGCGCCGATGACGGTGAGCGTGGATCTGCCCGGACGCGTGGCCGCGGTGCGCAGCGCGCAGATCCGCCCACAGGTCGGCGGCATCGTGCAGCGCCGCTTCTTCGAGCAGGGCGCCGACGTGCGCCGTGGCGATGCGCTGTTCCAGATCAATCCGGCGCCGTTCAAGGCCGAGATGGACACGGCGGCGGCCGCGCTGCACCGCGCCCAGGCCGCACAGGTGCTGGCCGATGTGCAGCACGCCCGGCTGCAGCGGCTGCTGGAATCCAGCATGGTCAGCCGGCAGATGTACGACGATGCCGCCTCGCAGCGCGCGCAGGCCGCCGCGGCGGTGGCCGAGGCGCAGGCGACGCTGGCACGGCGGCGCCTGGACCTGGCCTTCGCCACCGTCGATGCGCCGATCGCCGGCCGCATCGACCAGGCGCTGCTCACCGAGGGCGCGCTGGTCTCGCCCAGCGACAGCGCGCCGATGGCGGTGATCCAGCAGATCGACCAGGTCTACGTCGACGTGCGCCAGTCCGCCGCCGACCAGGATCCGCTGGACCCGGCCGCGCGCGCGCAGGCCGCCGCCGGCGACGGCCTGCCGGCGCAGATCCTCGACCGTAACGGCACGCCCTCGGGGCTGAGCGGGCGCGTGCTGTTCTCCGGCATCAACGTCGATGCCGGCACCGGCGATGTGCTGCTGCGCATCCTCGTCGACAACCCGCAGCGGCGCCTGTTGCCGGGCATGTACGTGCGGGCGCGGGTGCCGCGTGCGCATTACGCACAGGCGCTGCGCGTGCCGCAGCAGGCGGTTACCCATGTCGGCAGGCGCGCGCAGGTGTGGGTGCTGGACGCCGACGCGCGCGTGCGCAGCGCAACGGTGCAACTGGGTGAGCTGGTGCAGGGCCACTACCGCGTCGTCGCCGGCCTGCAGGCCGGGCAGCGGGTGGTGGTCGAGGGCATCGACCGGCTCAGCGCCGGTGCACGGGTGCATGCACGCGCATGGCAGCCGCCGGCGGTCGCGACCGCGGGCACGGACTGA
- a CDS encoding cytochrome b, with protein sequence MHWRNTAQRFGALAKLFHWTTAAAFIGAYAVVYYVIWFMDDSSDASLPVLNIHWVLGLLVGFLVLPRLLWRWLDVQPDDPPGWALEHRLAHLAHWGLYALLIVMPLTGYIGTGAPTDVGLFRIPGFNETALFAWISRTWHLSWEAFEAPIDVVHHFIGKWIAWVVVLLHVAAALFHHWVRRDDVLTRMLPGRAARVPGDAPST encoded by the coding sequence ATGCATTGGCGCAACACCGCACAGCGCTTCGGCGCCCTCGCCAAGCTGTTCCACTGGACCACCGCGGCCGCCTTCATCGGCGCATATGCGGTGGTGTACTACGTCATCTGGTTCATGGACGACAGCTCCGACGCCTCGCTGCCGGTGCTCAACATCCACTGGGTGCTGGGCCTGCTGGTGGGATTCCTGGTGCTGCCGCGGCTGCTGTGGCGCTGGCTGGACGTGCAGCCGGACGATCCGCCGGGTTGGGCGCTGGAACACCGGCTCGCGCACCTGGCGCACTGGGGCCTGTACGCGCTGCTGATCGTGATGCCGCTGACCGGCTATATCGGCACCGGCGCGCCGACCGATGTCGGCCTGTTCCGCATTCCCGGCTTCAACGAGACCGCGCTGTTCGCCTGGATCAGCCGCACCTGGCACCTCAGCTGGGAGGCGTTCGAAGCACCGATCGACGTAGTCCACCACTTCATCGGCAAATGGATCGCGTGGGTGGTGGTGCTGCTGCACGTGGCCGCCGCACTGTTCCATCACTGGGTACGGCGCGACGATGTACTGACCCGCATGTTGCCGGGGCGCGCGGCGCGCGTGCCGGGCGACGCGCCGTCCACTTGA